A region from the Salvia splendens isolate huo1 chromosome 15, SspV2, whole genome shotgun sequence genome encodes:
- the LOC121769116 gene encoding mechanosensitive ion channel protein 2, chloroplastic-like isoform X2, with product MTVSGSLQLSLQLGICRSNGRTNRFRNPNANGRLCVSADNLPSISLQHYSWSSNVSKRINRRVCTIPCRNNRLRCHCFLNLGAPLDTNCVKNATLTLERSFNRLQGSPLVIKLASAVGIIIFAVWGLGPLVRLSRNILFHKGDNTWKKSSTYQITTAYIQPLLLWTGAILICRALDPVTIPTEAGQVVKQRLLNFVRSLSTVLGFAYCLSSLILQAQKIAMETNDSTDTRNMGFQFAGKAIYTAVWVAAVSLFMELLGFSTQKWLTAGGLGTVLLTLAGREIFTNFLSSAMIHATRPFVVNEWIQTKIEGYDVSGTVEHVGWWSPTIVRGEDREAVHIPNHKFTVNVVRNLTQKTHWRIKTHLAISHLDVSKINNIVADMRKVLAKNPQVEQQKLHRRVFLDNINPENQALMIMVSCFVKTSHFEEYLCVKEAILLDLLRVIRHHRARLATPIRTVQKVFTDADLDSVPFSETMYNRGGMSNRQVLLIEPSYKVNGEEKPKNQARPARANVEEDIKGTSAKPVSDSKVEAKGETNLSTDSKSRTTTSDDKAKDVQKLDTKADSEAGKMPKVESKEDLKTASKSSPDPKLSSSAKTVVNTDSKSIEEASPTADSSSKQPQKVGQDASSISSPELGGRRSDNAYSTPHSKQAAQTPAAKPPMEENIVLGVALDGSKRTLPIEEEMVAPPNPEDMKELATLRSGNGPAVIEEKLKNDSKRPNTPGSPSSEQSDQQK from the exons ATGACTGTTTCTGGTTCTCTGCAACTCTCTCTGCAGCTCGGAATTTGCCGGAGCAATGGGCGTACTAACAGATTTAGG AATCCGAATGCCAATGGCAGATTATGTGTATCCGCTGATAATCTACCCTCAATTTCATTG CAACACTATTCTTGGAGTTCAAATGTTTCGAAGAGAATAAATAGAAGAGTATGCACGATTCCTTGTAGAAATAACCGGCTTAGGTGCCATTGTTTTTTAAATCTAGGCGCGCCTTTGGACACTAACTGTGTAAAGAATGCAACCTTGACATTAGAAAG ATCATTTAATCGTTTGCAAGGAAGTCCCCTTGTCATTAAATTGGCTTCAGCAGTCGGTATTATCATCTTTGCTGTATGGGGTCTTGGGCCACTTGTGCGACTTAGCAGAAACATACTCTTCCAC AAGGGTGATAATACATGGAAAAAGAGTAGTACTTATCAAATTACAACAGCTTATATTCAACCATTGCTACTATGGACAGGAGCAATCCTCATTTGCAG AGCATTGGATCCAGTAACTATTCCCACAGAAGCTGGTCAGGTTGTTAAACAAAGACTCCTAAATTTTGTCAGATCTTTATCAACAGTGTTGGGCTTCGCATATTGTCTGTCAAG TCTGATCCTACAAGCACAAAAAATTGCAATGGAGACAAATGATTCCACAGATACTAGAAAT ATGGGTTTTCAGTTTGCTGGCAAAGCTATATATACAGCTGTGTGGGTTGCGGCTGTATCATTGTTTATGGAGCTGTTAGGTTTCTCAACTCAAAAATGGCTCACAGCTGGAGGTCTGGGGACGGTCCTGCTCACACTAGCTGGACGTGAG ATCTTTACCAATTTCCTTTCAAGTGCAATGATTCATGCTACCCGGCCATTCGTTGTGAATGAGTGGATTCAGACCAAGATTGAAGGTTATGATGTTTCTGGGACAGTTGAG CATGTAGGATGGTGGTCGCCAACAATTGTAAGAGGCGAAGATCGCGAAGCTGTCCACATTCCCAACCACAAGTTTACTGTGAATGTTGTGAGAAATCTCACTCAAAAAACTCATTGGCGTATTAAAACCCACCTAGCCATCAGTCATCTGGATGTCAGCAAAATTAAT AACATTGTAGCTGATATGCGCAAGGTATTGGCAAAGAATCCTCAAGTGGAACAACAGAAATTGCACAGACGAGTATTCTTGGACAATATTAATCCTGAAAATCAGGCCCTCATG ATAATGGTATCATGCTTTGTGAAGACCTCACATTTTGAAGAGTATTTATGTGTTAAG GAAGCTATTCTGCTTGATCTACTCAGAGTCATCAGGCACCATCGTGCTCGACTGGCCACTCCCATCCGCACAGTTCAGAAAGTGTTTACTGATGCAGACCTGGACAGTGTACCATTTTCAGAAACTATGTACAACCGAGGGGGAATGTCAAATCGCCAAGTGCTGTTGATTGAACCATCATATAAAGTCAACGGGGAGGAAAAGCCCAAAAATCAAGCTCGACCAGCAAGAGCAAATGTGGAGGAAGATATCAAGGGAACATCTGCAAAGCCAGTATCAGATAGTAAGGTAGAAGCTAAGGGTGAAACAAATTTAAGCACTGATTCTAAATCCAGAACAACAACATCTGATGATAAGGCGAAAGACGTGCAAAAATTAGATACCAAAGCTGATTCCGAGGCTGGAAAAATGCCTAAAGTTGAGTCCAAGGAGGATCTGAAGACGGCTTCAAAATCCTCACCTGATCCTAAACTCAGTAGCAGTGCGAAAACTGTTGTGAATACTGACAGCAAGTCTATCGAAGAAGCAAGTCCGACAGCTGATAGTTCTTCTAAGCAACCACAAAAGGTTGGGCAAGATGCAAGCTCAATCTCCTCACCGGAGTTGGGGGGCCGAAGATCAGACAATGCCTATTCAACTCCACATTCGAAGCAAGCTGCACAGACACCTGCAGCCAAGCCGCCTATGGAAGAGAATATAGTCCTCGGGGTTGCACTGGATGGCTCGAAGAGGACCCTTCCCATTGAGGAAGAAATGGTTGCCCCTCCAAATCCAGAAGACATGAAGGAGTTGGCCACGTTGCGTAGTGGCAATGGGCCAGCAGTAATTGAGGAGAAATTGAAAAACGATAGTAAGAGGCCGAACACCCCTGGCTCTCCGAGTAGCGAGCAGTCAGATCAGCAAAAGTAG
- the LOC121769116 gene encoding mechanosensitive ion channel protein 2, chloroplastic-like isoform X1, translating to MTVSGSLQLSLQLGICRSNGRTNRFRLQNPNANGRLCVSADNLPSISLQHYSWSSNVSKRINRRVCTIPCRNNRLRCHCFLNLGAPLDTNCVKNATLTLERSFNRLQGSPLVIKLASAVGIIIFAVWGLGPLVRLSRNILFHKGDNTWKKSSTYQITTAYIQPLLLWTGAILICRALDPVTIPTEAGQVVKQRLLNFVRSLSTVLGFAYCLSSLILQAQKIAMETNDSTDTRNMGFQFAGKAIYTAVWVAAVSLFMELLGFSTQKWLTAGGLGTVLLTLAGREIFTNFLSSAMIHATRPFVVNEWIQTKIEGYDVSGTVEHVGWWSPTIVRGEDREAVHIPNHKFTVNVVRNLTQKTHWRIKTHLAISHLDVSKINNIVADMRKVLAKNPQVEQQKLHRRVFLDNINPENQALMIMVSCFVKTSHFEEYLCVKEAILLDLLRVIRHHRARLATPIRTVQKVFTDADLDSVPFSETMYNRGGMSNRQVLLIEPSYKVNGEEKPKNQARPARANVEEDIKGTSAKPVSDSKVEAKGETNLSTDSKSRTTTSDDKAKDVQKLDTKADSEAGKMPKVESKEDLKTASKSSPDPKLSSSAKTVVNTDSKSIEEASPTADSSSKQPQKVGQDASSISSPELGGRRSDNAYSTPHSKQAAQTPAAKPPMEENIVLGVALDGSKRTLPIEEEMVAPPNPEDMKELATLRSGNGPAVIEEKLKNDSKRPNTPGSPSSEQSDQQK from the exons ATGACTGTTTCTGGTTCTCTGCAACTCTCTCTGCAGCTCGGAATTTGCCGGAGCAATGGGCGTACTAACAGATTTAGG CTGCAGAATCCGAATGCCAATGGCAGATTATGTGTATCCGCTGATAATCTACCCTCAATTTCATTG CAACACTATTCTTGGAGTTCAAATGTTTCGAAGAGAATAAATAGAAGAGTATGCACGATTCCTTGTAGAAATAACCGGCTTAGGTGCCATTGTTTTTTAAATCTAGGCGCGCCTTTGGACACTAACTGTGTAAAGAATGCAACCTTGACATTAGAAAG ATCATTTAATCGTTTGCAAGGAAGTCCCCTTGTCATTAAATTGGCTTCAGCAGTCGGTATTATCATCTTTGCTGTATGGGGTCTTGGGCCACTTGTGCGACTTAGCAGAAACATACTCTTCCAC AAGGGTGATAATACATGGAAAAAGAGTAGTACTTATCAAATTACAACAGCTTATATTCAACCATTGCTACTATGGACAGGAGCAATCCTCATTTGCAG AGCATTGGATCCAGTAACTATTCCCACAGAAGCTGGTCAGGTTGTTAAACAAAGACTCCTAAATTTTGTCAGATCTTTATCAACAGTGTTGGGCTTCGCATATTGTCTGTCAAG TCTGATCCTACAAGCACAAAAAATTGCAATGGAGACAAATGATTCCACAGATACTAGAAAT ATGGGTTTTCAGTTTGCTGGCAAAGCTATATATACAGCTGTGTGGGTTGCGGCTGTATCATTGTTTATGGAGCTGTTAGGTTTCTCAACTCAAAAATGGCTCACAGCTGGAGGTCTGGGGACGGTCCTGCTCACACTAGCTGGACGTGAG ATCTTTACCAATTTCCTTTCAAGTGCAATGATTCATGCTACCCGGCCATTCGTTGTGAATGAGTGGATTCAGACCAAGATTGAAGGTTATGATGTTTCTGGGACAGTTGAG CATGTAGGATGGTGGTCGCCAACAATTGTAAGAGGCGAAGATCGCGAAGCTGTCCACATTCCCAACCACAAGTTTACTGTGAATGTTGTGAGAAATCTCACTCAAAAAACTCATTGGCGTATTAAAACCCACCTAGCCATCAGTCATCTGGATGTCAGCAAAATTAAT AACATTGTAGCTGATATGCGCAAGGTATTGGCAAAGAATCCTCAAGTGGAACAACAGAAATTGCACAGACGAGTATTCTTGGACAATATTAATCCTGAAAATCAGGCCCTCATG ATAATGGTATCATGCTTTGTGAAGACCTCACATTTTGAAGAGTATTTATGTGTTAAG GAAGCTATTCTGCTTGATCTACTCAGAGTCATCAGGCACCATCGTGCTCGACTGGCCACTCCCATCCGCACAGTTCAGAAAGTGTTTACTGATGCAGACCTGGACAGTGTACCATTTTCAGAAACTATGTACAACCGAGGGGGAATGTCAAATCGCCAAGTGCTGTTGATTGAACCATCATATAAAGTCAACGGGGAGGAAAAGCCCAAAAATCAAGCTCGACCAGCAAGAGCAAATGTGGAGGAAGATATCAAGGGAACATCTGCAAAGCCAGTATCAGATAGTAAGGTAGAAGCTAAGGGTGAAACAAATTTAAGCACTGATTCTAAATCCAGAACAACAACATCTGATGATAAGGCGAAAGACGTGCAAAAATTAGATACCAAAGCTGATTCCGAGGCTGGAAAAATGCCTAAAGTTGAGTCCAAGGAGGATCTGAAGACGGCTTCAAAATCCTCACCTGATCCTAAACTCAGTAGCAGTGCGAAAACTGTTGTGAATACTGACAGCAAGTCTATCGAAGAAGCAAGTCCGACAGCTGATAGTTCTTCTAAGCAACCACAAAAGGTTGGGCAAGATGCAAGCTCAATCTCCTCACCGGAGTTGGGGGGCCGAAGATCAGACAATGCCTATTCAACTCCACATTCGAAGCAAGCTGCACAGACACCTGCAGCCAAGCCGCCTATGGAAGAGAATATAGTCCTCGGGGTTGCACTGGATGGCTCGAAGAGGACCCTTCCCATTGAGGAAGAAATGGTTGCCCCTCCAAATCCAGAAGACATGAAGGAGTTGGCCACGTTGCGTAGTGGCAATGGGCCAGCAGTAATTGAGGAGAAATTGAAAAACGATAGTAAGAGGCCGAACACCCCTGGCTCTCCGAGTAGCGAGCAGTCAGATCAGCAAAAGTAG